Genomic DNA from Candidatus Methylomirabilota bacterium:
CCGTGCGGGCCCCACTCGCGCCGCGCGAGGAGCGCGCACTCGTCGGGCTCCACCGCGTAGAGGCGCACCCCCGCGTCCCGCTCGCGGAGGAACCGGCCGACGCCCGAGAGCGTGCCGCCGCTGCCCTGCGCGTCCACGAACGCGCCGACGCGCCCGCCGCACTGCTCCCAGATCTCGGGCCCGGTCGTCGCGTAGTGGGTCGCGACGTTGTCGGGGTTGTCGAACTGGCCGGGGACCCAGTACGCCGGGGGGTCGGCTGCGCGGATCTCGGCGAGCCGCCGCAGCGAGAGGTCCACGTCGCTCTCGCCGCCGGGTGTCTCGACCAGCTCGGCGCCGTAGGCGCGCATGATCTTCTTGCGCTCGTCGCTCATGCCCTCGGGCATGACGATCGTGCACGGGTAGCCCTTGACCGCCGCGACCCACGCGCACGCGATGCCCGCGTTGCCGGTGGAGCACTCGAGCACGCGCATGCCGGGCTTGAGGTCGCCGCGGGCCTCGGCGCGGTCGAACATGTGGAGGTAGATGCGGTCCTTGAGGCTGCCCGTCGCGCCGTACCACTCGAGCTTCAGGAAGACCGCCGGCGCGAGCCCGGCGCTCACGCGCGTGAGCCCGACCAGCGGCGTGCGGCCGACGGCGTGGGCGATCGAGGGCAGGGCTCCGCGATAGGTATCCCAGCGGATCGTCACGGGATCAGAAGTCTACCCGAAACCTCCTACGGTATCCACGCGAACCGGTACGTCGCGGCGCCGAACAGCACGCTGGCCCACCAGAGGGCGAGGAGCGTCCGCATCCAGCGCTTGTAGTTGCTGAAGCGGAGCCGCGGCGGGACGACGTTGGTCGCGGCGACCAGGATGACCCACGCGCCGAGCGCGAGCACGCTGGTGCCGAGCGTCATGTGGACGGCCACGGCGACGTTCACCCGCGTGGGGCCGTCGTGCACGAGCGCCGGGCCGAAGCCCGCGCGGAGCTGCGGGATCATCCAGACGGCCGTCAGCGCG
This window encodes:
- a CDS encoding DUF420 domain-containing protein codes for the protein MYGSGFLTGNTPFGADLNLVAQVGVALVLLVGVLLARRGWYRAHGACQGTAFAVAVALTAVWMIPQLRAGFGPALVHDGPTRVNVAVAVHMTLGTSVLALGAWVILVAATNVVPPRLRFSNYKRWMRTLLALWWASVLFGAATYRFAWIP
- a CDS encoding cysteine synthase family protein; translation: MTIRWDTYRGALPSIAHAVGRTPLVGLTRVSAGLAPAVFLKLEWYGATGSLKDRIYLHMFDRAEARGDLKPGMRVLECSTGNAGIACAWVAAVKGYPCTIVMPEGMSDERKKIMRAYGAELVETPGGESDVDLSLRRLAEIRAADPPAYWVPGQFDNPDNVATHYATTGPEIWEQCGGRVGAFVDAQGSGGTLSGVGRFLRERDAGVRLYAVEPDECALLARREWGPHGIEGIGDGFIPENLDVSLLSGVITTTTAESVAMARRLSREEGIFCGISTGCNVAAALKLARRHPELAAIVTMANDTGQRYFTTALCGEVKRVEVPEREHPMDARTRRELDRHQPRWEVLT